In the Hermetia illucens chromosome 1, iHerIll2.2.curated.20191125, whole genome shotgun sequence genome, ccatcaaaacctttcattgaagtataacttattGGCAACCTAGTATCCTTACTATAAGGATACTTCCCAGAGAATTTAGGAAAATGATCGGGCTAAACtcctgtgggatcacactattgccactggtcgcagtgttaatcacaatagactCTATCTAGTTcctcttctcaaggaagaacgataATCGATCACAATACTGTTGAAAAACATCTAGAAAAAATTCGGAACTACGACCCCGTGACAGACGATATGGGGCACACTTAGAGACTACAAAAGGTGGAAGTTGTACCAGTCTGGATTTCAGCGACAGGATTAGTCCCTCAAAATTttcataaagcgctgaaaacactcgattttagggctggactataaatGGAAACGCAAAGCGATTATCCTTGCAGCCTGCGCTATAGTCCGTAGGTTGATGTCCGGTGACAATCTGGCCTAGTGGGCCCCAGTATCTCGGTAGTTTATAATCACCGAGTCACTGCATGAAATGTTTGCGACAAttgggatgtagcaatacattttcgtagTCACAGCTACGcgcatcgctcgcggttacctcaaATGCTCCCAGCTCCTTTACGACTCTTCGACGTATGACCTATCAACTAccactttcgtcttccgatcacatcgcatacgggTGCCAAGCGTGTGcgttcttcatttgagatagtgtcagaccagccTACTCCGATGATTTGACGGagataggtattgacgaaagcttgactCTTTTGAGAGacaatggagttcactttccatgtagtcCAtgtagaacagtctcaacttgatcttagtgttaagataactgcatttccagattttagccaGGGCAACGCTGTTAACACGTCGTGCAACATTTAGTTCTGTGTCACGGTTAACTTCCCAAAATAGGTTAGAGTTTTGGGTTCGAGAGTATGTGACTCCAATAACTAGGTATTGGTCTATTTTGGAACTACCTCTTATGAGGTAGCCCGCATGTTCCCCGGTAAATTTGAGAGCAATAAAAGATTCAATACTGAAGTTAACGCAAAAAATTTGATATTATATAGGTGTCCTGAGAGAAATATAAGATAATTCAAACAAAACGTTTTTCTACATTCTAAATTGCAGGTTTTTCATCCATGGTTGGAGTGATAGGGCAACTTCTATTTCAGCTGTTCAAATCCGATCTTCTTACTTGGATCGTCAAGACTACAATATATTCACGGTAGATTGGAATAACAACGGAAAGTCAACTAACTACGTAATGGGACGCATCAATGTTAACGAAACAGGACAGCAAGTGGCTGACTTTATAGGTTTCATGGAAGAAAATCACGGCCTCAACTTAAATGCAACTTTTCTCATTGGTCATAACCTGGGAGCGCATATTGCTGGAATTGCTGCCAAGGGGTTCAAAAACAAAGACGTTCCCATTAACACTATTTTTGGTCTGGATCCAGCGCTACCCCTGTTTTCAATCAATGACCCTGAATCTCGATTAGCCATTGGTGATGCCAAGTTTGTGGAAACCATTCATACTAATGGTGGGCAAATTGGTTTCCAAGCACCTATCGGGGACGCCGCTTTCTATCCGAATTGGGGACGAAGGCAACCAGCTTGCTTTTATGAATCAGATGGTACTTGTTCGGATCAGTTGGTTACGAGTTACTTTGCAGAGTCTCTTGATGAAAGATATGAGTATCTCGGCAAAGAATGTGGAAGCTATGATAATATAAGAGATGAGAAATGTCCAACCGCTGGTACAGCTCACAAGCTTGTGAAAATGGGTGGCGATTTGGTAGATAATACTATCGCTGGTGTTTACTATGTGCCGGTCGATGAGAAATATCCATATGTAGTAACTAATAAAACATGGATCGATAATTTGGTTAAATAGATATTGAACAATAAGGTTTTGAATaaagattttgatttgattcttTGCTTATTAACGGGGAAAATGGGTgggaaaatcaatttttaaaaaaatttttttttcacttgtaAAAAACCTTGTCAGAAAAGTTCACGTCATTAGCTTCAAATCTTTTTGAAGTATACCACAGACAATCTGCGGGCGCCCGTCATTAAGGAGATCGCATATCGAATCTCAGACCCTTTTCCCAccataaattatataaaattttgaatcaaATCGTCTCAGTTTTAACGCATTCGCTGATGGGGCAATTTTTTGGAACATACTGTTATTTTCCACATTCGATAAGGATCTTTTCGCCGAACtgggggaaaaaacgaaaggaggaaggggcatctgaaggagactttactcAGGTATTCCCCAGGGCCCAAAAGAAGACGACAAGCAATGACAACACGCCGCGTCATTAGAAAAATCTTTGCCTAAAATTATGGCGGACACGAAGGAAGAAATACCAAAACAAAAGGTGGCGAGACGAAGGAGGAGTAGACTGCCTGCGCTGCTTATAAAGCCGACGGAAGTCAAGATGTTTGCGAGAGTCCTCAGCAAAATTCATTACAAAAGCAAACCCGAAGagagcggagcagaagtgtcttccattcgtcaAAAGAAGGGTGgtagagtcctagtcgaactaggcccgagacAACacataaagttacgttctgtctAGTAATCAAGGAGTTCTGGGAGAGAAAATTTTGgctccgagaccttgactgcctcacagaaaggaACTAGGTAGAAGAGGCAATCAaatgcgaatgtccggaggtaaccaatgtccggattggtatcacctctgtgaattcccgaggccaaaaactcgctgtggtggaagttgccgagcactaCGAGAAGACACTTCTAAACAGCAGGAAAATCAGAATCGGTTTGGTAGTGAGCAGGATACTAATCCGGGCCGTCCCAACCACATATTCCAGATATTTGAATTATGGGCACACacctgcaacctgtcggggacctgacagaagggcagcaTGCCGCAAATGTGGTCAGCCagaccataaagcgaacacctgcaatgaaaaggaaagctgcgtcctatccAGAGACCGTGACGTGTCTGATAGgaacattgcgcacactgcgggctcggggcggtgttcggtattcagagcagaactggaaacagCTAGGATGTGGTCGAGATGATTTGCAACCTACAAATCAAGATGCACTGCAGTGCAACCGTTCACGAGTTACTGGCGccgttcgctgcggagaccaaagctgatttagtgctcattagtgagcaataccgaaacaaggacccagtttcacgGCACCTTGATATATCAGGTACCGCCGCCATATGTGGTGTATCTTACACGGATTAatacgatgccggactttcgacgcaagcTTGATGCTTTGCAGTCTGGAGCAAGGATGAGCGGATCCTAGtctggggtgacttcaatggcagggcacttgaatgggacatgcctcccTCAAACTCCAGAgaaaaacgaattctcgaaatggcgttgagaacaggactggtagttctaaacagcGGATCTACCCGAACATTTCGGCCCCTAGGCTGCGAGGAAAGCATTCTAGACGTAATCTCCGCGTCGGAGTCATTGgcgtcgctggtggacgggtggtgagttctggaagacttctcggtaagCCTCATCAATACATTACCTTCacagtggtggacacaaactctcggtgtgcgcctcCGGCGctttttctgtgcatggaacgttgagAAGGCAAACACTGAGAGGTTTCTGGAAACACTTGGAACAAGTGGGATCGcgcttctatgtattggtggacggtggaaattgtaAAGTTCCGGAAGGGGTGTCACAGGCTTCGCCGGTTATCACAAAGTCTAAGCGACCCGGAGGAGGTACGTACCATAAtcacggagtacaaatcagccaaagggagactccgcagcgcaataaataagAGCAAGGCTCGCAGCTGGTAGGATCTGGTCGATGAGATGAACTGACTctgttacaaactggtaacccgaaaaatcgggactctgcggaaaccctgttcacttaaagccaaaagatgaaccgcattgtacAGGCATCATTTCCTGCGTACcttgtatgggatgatgacgccGGTGCGGAGAGCGccgaggactgcccactttCCTCTATAAAAGAAATGGAACACGCAGTTCTCTCTATCAAAAGCAAGaaagcgccaggacccgatggtattccagcaaaaatatacaaactggtattccaacaccgaccagacctactgttcggcctattcaacgcttgcctgaaacagGGAATTTTCCCTGTTcgatggaaggtggcgaggcttctGTTGATCAGCAAAGCGAAAGGTGACCCTGAGTTGTcttcttcataccgcccgcttTGTATTCTTgaaactgctggaaaagtggtcGAAAAGctgatcagaagtagactcgctgaaacgatacgCGCTATCGAAGGGTTATCTCTACAGCAGAtcagttttagagcagggagatccacagttaatGCTGTCAtgaaagtcgtggatgccgttcgacgagcagaggcacatagccgccgagcttgtcgggtggtgctccttgtaacgcttgacgtcgggaacgcctttaattccgtaagatgggaagACATTGTAGGCACACTAAACAATATTTTCCacatgccgaactatctcttacagatATTGAGAGACTATCTATCGCTCCCTGCTCAATGAAACGCTGAaggatcagaggaggatggatgtTACGTCGGAGGTAGGAAAATGATCcctcctagggccggacctctggaacgctacctatgatattCTACTTAAacccgacatgccagaagagtcgcgtctgtcCGGTTATggagatgatgtcgcggcgtttCTTGCTAAACGCACTGTCGAACTAGTGCAAACCCATCTCGGCATATtgatcctgactaaaaagagaattccgatcctGCGGTCGGTGAGTcggtaatcgagtcaaaaccagcggtaaagtacctaaatacgaagaagaataaggataggagaatacaactttgagaccattgacaatttctcctatctagggtcgaaaatcgcaaccgataacaactacgatgatgaaatccgcgcacggttgttgtcagccaacagagcctatttcagcttacaaagactgttccgctcgaaacgtctcaccatagggtcaaagctcttactgtacaagactatgatcttgccagtcctcatgtattcctcgataactttggttcttagcaagaaaaattgcgaactcttggccgcgttcgagagaagaatcctccgaagaatttttggctaccggatgttgcgccgttgatgatgatgatgaaagcagcagcgaacaaggctgcggctgaagtttaagcgttatgtaggctaatggcaaatattgggtcCTATGTCAAACAGGCGATGTCTCCTGATGACGTCCATTCAATTTTCCCTGCTCTACTGTGCAGGGGTATGGggtgacgctcttggcaaagaGGTATATAGTAAGCGTCTCGTGCAAGTACAGACACGGGGAGCtatacgggtggcgtctgcgtaccgcattgtctctgaaccggccgtaatgatgatcgcgggagtgatccccgtggcccttcttgctaaggagcgtcaagccatatacaaacgcaagggagatgagccaagggaggtggttgctcgtgaagaacggcaacacactctagatgagtggcaactctcttggtaaaatgaaactagaggctgcgcggctcattagcaacttaggtgcgtggctgaatcggaagcgtagtgagactgactatttccttactcagttcctggggcatgaaggttttcactcttacctgcacaagattggaaaggtacgatctccggattgtgtgttttgtaatggagttgtggacgacgcctgtCGCActattttttcttgtggaaggtgcgatgggattcgtcagcagctctatttaaacacatctctccccagacaatattgtcgaggagatgttgaggagcgctgacaagtggaagtGTGTTTCTCATTACGTTCGGGtgcttctcgttgcaaagaagatagagctcgaccgctGGAGGAGCTGGATGGAAGGGGTTCCCTGGAactgacaattcccttccttCAGAAGATCATCCTGGCTTATCGAATTCGACAAAAATGAAAGAGCTATTCGAAAACCcccaaattgaccgtgaagatccgTCCGCAAATAATGAAGATCCACGGAGATGTGTCTTTGCCCGTTTGTATCCTTGCTAGTGTTATGACGAGAgaactttttttttctcgtcGTCACTCCTTCCTTGTATTTAGGGTTCCTCCCATTGTATTTGAAGCGACAGGGAGTGAACATTTAGGTTGCAGGCCAGAATCTCATCTGGCCCCCCCTGAAAAGGAAATGAAAACGTAGGCCGCTCTTCGCGTAGGTGCTCGAATCAACTCAGTGCTAGGCCTTCCCCGTCCAGTCAGTGtgctataatttttgttttgttttttgtcctCTCCCTTATTAGGCCGTTTGGTAGTTTACCTCCTTTGGTAAAGAGAATTTTGGTGGTATCAACGTTTATCAATACTTCTCGTCTCTATTAAAGTAGTTTATTGGGGACGTTTGGTTGGTTGACCGCCTTGGCGAtcgtgttggtgccaaggtaaTGCAACGCCTCCTCTCTTTGTAATAGCAGGCTCAGGTGAACACCTGACTCCCATAAGTCCTAGAGGACCACGCCGTCAGGCCCAGCATACCCtagaattcgcattgccgaagctgcggagaagcgGGGGAAACCCTCAGGTTCTTCCTCTGTAattacccagctctagctagagtcagactacggacactgggcaaaacattctttggggacctcagtgaggtttctagttgcagggtggcAAAACTGTTTTTCTTCGTGAATACTGCGGGTTGACTCTGAAGGtccgagccgactggactctgcgtcccttctctcataacagcagtcacgctaattgggcttctcggaaCAGTCGCTGATACCTACTTGCCCTACCCCGACACGTACCCGAGCAAGGTTTTGTCAGATGCCACTTTGGCATTGAGATCACCCACCGCAATCACaaagtcacctttaggaagcctcccctgaactgcgtttaattgctcatagaaagcatccttctcaacAACATCGGAAAaatccgttggtgcgtagcattgtacaattgtgatgctccttaacctggaccggaatcctgATTTCAAAAGTCTGCTAGAAACCGGCTCCTAGGTCAGAAGCAACAGGCACTGGATTCGCATCTGccaccacttggctttctagaATACAAAAGCATGTTCCCGGTAATGGCAAGAGGAAGGGGAGTACTCTGACAGAGTCCGACTATCTTACTTCGGAGTCCCAGAATGTAaggtttatatcgttggaattccacTCAAATTGGAAAAAGGGACTATTCTTAGGACCTTCGCTATCGTTGTCGAGAAGCTTaggtacattccagaaaccaatcatagttcgttttcgatagccaaaggtcttgaTCGTGAGGCCAGTCCCTAACCGAGATGTTGTTGATGTaccggtagcaataaagtttcaaaatttgtaggttgcttGCCCAtaaatttctttcccttttagtcgccgctcacggcagacggagaagactttgagtgtattcctaAGCCTCACCTAACAGGGCAATCTACAGAACACCACAGTTAGACCGTCTTTTTCCAAAGCATGCTTTGTTCATAGGAAAGATATGTATATTGATTAAtgcaaaattaagtaaaaaacaATGTTGTACATTTACAACTTCCCTCAAAATTATGCTACAATTTCAGAACAATCGTGCATTATTttcctattaaaaaaaaataatgaaataacatAAAAACTCCGAGCGTCACACTATAAAACTATCTTAAGAAAATAAGTGCATGTACGGAATTTTACCCTTGGCAAACGGATATTTTTCACCAACTGGAACGTAAAACACACCGCTGCCCTTAAAGTCGAGTAAGTCGCCTCCCATTTTGACTGTTACTCCAATATTGCATGTCATGTTCTCAATGTTACCATAAGATTCACATTGGACTCCGTAAAAATTACTTCTACCTTCAAGCGATTCTGCAAAATATCTCACAGCTCTCTCATGTGAACAACTTCCTAATAAATCTGCTCCGCAGCCAGGTTGACGTCTACCCCAATTCGGATAATATGAAGAATCTCCTATTGGTTTTGCAAATCCTTTGAAGGCAGTATTGGTATGAATGTTTTCAACGTACTCTGCGTCGTTTGCATCTAAGCGTTCATTTGGTCTATCAATTGAAAAAAGTGGCTGAGCTGGGTCCAGGCCAAAAATAGCACGGATTCGCCCGCGTTTGACGTGTTTTCCAGTTATCCCAGCTACATGTGCCCCTAAGCTGTGACCAATGATATAGGTGGAAGCTAGGTTGAGTCCATGGTTCCTGTGCAAGAAATCAATAAATGCTGCTACTTGCTTCCCAGCTTCTCTTACATTAACCGTAGCGTTCAAGTAGGAGCTGGAAGCTAATGGACACCAGTCGACTATGAAGATATTATAGTCTCCCCGAGCAAGGTAATTTGCTTGACATAAGACGTTGATAACATCACTAGGTCCCCCCCTCCAACCGTGAATCAGAAATCTGGAAGATGTGcagtaaatataaaaatatttgtgagTAACTttgtatttgatttgatttagaTAGTGTCAGAAAGAACTCAAACTGAAGTACATACCTAGAAGGATTTTGTGGATTAAACTCCGAATTTTCAACAGATTCTTCATTATCTAAAACGATTTCATCTGGTTTTAAAGGATTTCTCCTAGTAAAAAGCAAGAAGCTGACATTTGCCTTTTCGTTGTTTTGGGCGTTATACTTCGAAATAGGGTCGAGTTCCTCTGTTCCTCCAGTAAAGGCCATATCTCGGGAAGCGACTgttattttggaaaatattgtATCGgattggaaatttaaaaaacaGAATCACTAATCTTACCGATACCAGTAATTAAGAATAGAAAAGCAAAGTTTATCTTCATTTAGCTAAAATGGTTGGTCCTTCAATCTCCGCAGTGGATAGAAAAGTTCTGAGGATTTTGTATTGAACTTACTTTTCGGTGTTTTCACTACACTTGTTATCTTTGTGACTATACAAACAAATCTAAGGAAAATATTGTGTACGTCTAATGAAGTTagtttataaaattttattataacaTGGCACCCGGAATAAAGTAAAAGTGGTTAACCACCAGCACCACGAAATAAACACTGATTCCAGTAAAGAGTCACCGTCGAAGCGATATGGGCTTTGGCACAATTTTtattgccaataaactgaaattaatagttttcattaaaaatagaCATTCCACTTGCGTACAAAAGAACATTATCGCATCCACTGCACCTTAAGATAGTTTTTGCATATCATGCAACTGCCATCTTCAACTGCTCTGCATTCCAAGATAAAGTTTTGGGGAAAAAGATATTGGGAGTATAAGGATAGTCACCACTTCAACTTCATTTGGAGTATAGAATAACATAGAAACAAGCATATATGTAAGTAAAGGGGAATTGTAGAAATTGCGTATTCTTAGCACTGTTTCACACGGAACAGATGGTTTTTGGTTGCAACAGCAAATGAATGAAATCCTTTTACACATACAAAGTTTTCACACGGTATTATGTTCTGTGTTTCCTACTGAAGCATCCACTCAGTCGTAAGCGATTAGTGATGCCGGTGCTACTTACGTCCATACACTTGCCGAAAATTAGAACTTGTTAAACGACCTACTCCCTAAAAGTTAGCTAATTACTAGAGAGCTAAGTACAGCAGTTACTCGGTAGAAAAATGGAGTCTACTAAACGCTCTAATTTCGTGAACACCACAATGAAAAGCAGGATCGATATTGcatttttccattgaatttctaCTACATATCAACCTCACGTGGTAAATCTGAAAGCAGTGATAACGAGAATCCTGAGAACATGCGACATGAGTATGACTGCGACCGCGGTAAATTGCATTCCAATATTTCCGAACTTCTACCCCCAGAAGCGCGAAATTTGGTTCAACATAGGGGAGGGAAGCTTTGTGAGGTATAACATAACCTACTCACGACAGCAATATTTCCAATTCATAGTAGTGCTACCGCCACATAATTACAGAGTCGGTGCCAGATAGCTCATATAACAGCTCACGCGAACAATTAATGGTTGTATTCCAGCCAGGAAGAGAAAACGCAGCAGCTCATGGAAAGC is a window encoding:
- the LOC119646355 gene encoding phospholipase A1-like → MDNFFVVILVALTGAVQFSLEQNMRSNINTDTDVKGPQFVKTRFWLYTKESRETGQEIFVNDDESVINSNFDAKNPTRFFIHGWSDRATSISAVQIRSSYLDRQDYNIFTVDWNNNGKSTNYVMGRINVNETGQQVADFIGFMEENHGLNLNATFLIGHNLGAHIAGIAAKGFKNKDVPINTIFGLDPALPLFSINDPESRLAIGDAKFVETIHTNGGQIGFQAPIGDAAFYPNWGRRQPACFYESDGTCSDQLVTSYFAESLDERYEYLGKECGSYDNIRDEKCPTAGTAHKLVKMGGDLVDNTIAGVYYVPVDEKYPYVVTNKTWIDNLVK
- the LOC119661465 gene encoding phospholipase A1-like, with the protein product MKINFAFLFLITGIVASRDMAFTGGTEELDPISKYNAQNNEKANVSFLLFTRRNPLKPDEIVLDNEESVENSEFNPQNPSRFLIHGWRGGPSDVINVLCQANYLARGDYNIFIVDWCPLASSSYLNATVNVREAGKQVAAFIDFLHRNHGLNLASTYIIGHSLGAHVAGITGKHVKRGRIRAIFGLDPAQPLFSIDRPNERLDANDAEYVENIHTNTAFKGFAKPIGDSSYYPNWGRRQPGCGADLLGSCSHERAVRYFAESLEGRSNFYGVQCESYGNIENMTCNIGVTVKMGGDLLDFKGSGVFYVPVGEKYPFAKGKIPYMHLFS